ATCAGCGACCTGCAGCATCTGGAACGCGGGCTGCTGCGGGTCGGTGCGGGAGCCACTCCCAGCATCTTCACGCTTTCCGGGCTTTTTGCGGAGTATTACCGGCGCTGGCCGGGCGTGGAATTGCAGGTGCGCATCGGACGGACGTCCGAGCTGGTATCACAGGTAATGGAGGACGAACTGGACCTGGCCATCATCGCATCGGAGACCTCTCAGGAAGGGCTGCAGCGCATGCCCATCTACCGGGAACGATGCATGGCAATCGCCGGGACCGGGCATCCCCTGGCCGCCAGCCAGACCATCTCCCTCGCGGAACTCCCGAAGCACCGTTTCGTGATGCTGCCCCCCGACAGCGGCTTCCGGAGGTTCCTCAACCGGAAACTGGGCGAACACGGCATCACAATCAACGTGGCGATGGAGCTTTCCAGCCTGGAATCCATCAAGGAGGTGGTGAGAACGGGCGTGCTGGTCAGCATCATTCCCGAAACGGCCGTTTCTGGCGAGTCGGAGCATTCAGGGTTGCATACGGTGGCTATCGTTGGAGCCGAGCTTGTCCGCCAGACGTGTGCCATCCAGCGGC
The sequence above is drawn from the Armatimonadota bacterium genome and encodes:
- a CDS encoding LysR family transcriptional regulator; the encoded protein is MTGHWTLDQLRALVEVARTGSFTRAAESLAISQPAVSVQIRTLEQAVGLQLFERRPRNVVLTDAGRILERYARQILKMEAEFAVEISDLQHLERGLLRVGAGATPSIFTLSGLFAEYYRRWPGVELQVRIGRTSELVSQVMEDELDLAIIASETSQEGLQRMPIYRERCMAIAGTGHPLAASQTISLAELPKHRFVMLPPDSGFRRFLNRKLGEHGITINVAMELSSLESIKEVVRTGVLVSIIPETAVSGESEHSGLHTVAIVGAELVRQTCAIQRQDKYVSQAMKAFYGLIRERWPEAGPLPE